One window of the Fusobacterium sp. SYSU M8D902 genome contains the following:
- a CDS encoding dihydrofolate reductase family protein yields MKKTEVNMIVCVAENNLIGDKTPEGNGLLWHSKEELTYYKEKTIGNVVVFGKNTAKCVPLELMKKNREVIVISSKDNFDEIVKKYEGTGKSIFICGGAMVYESYIKNYPLDNIYISKLKPHIEVKKAKTPLFFPDVEKYGYKLVNSVEYSDFTACTYKK; encoded by the coding sequence ATGAAAAAAACTGAAGTTAATATGATTGTTTGTGTTGCTGAAAATAATCTAATTGGTGATAAGACTCCTGAAGGAAATGGATTACTTTGGCACTCTAAAGAGGAGCTAACTTACTACAAAGAAAAAACTATTGGAAATGTAGTAGTTTTTGGAAAAAATACAGCTAAATGTGTTCCACTTGAACTTATGAAAAAAAATAGAGAGGTTATCGTTATCTCTTCAAAGGATAATTTTGATGAAATAGTTAAAAAATACGAAGGCACAGGTAAGAGTATTTTTATCTGTGGTGGAGCTATGGTATATGAATCATATATAAAGAACTACCCATTAGATAATATCTATATTTCAAAATTAAAACCTCATATTGAGGTTAAAAAAGCTAAAACTCCACTATTTTTTCCAGATGTTGAAAAGTATGGATATAAACTTGTAAACTCTGTTGAATATAGTGATTTTACAGCTTGTACATATAAAAAATAA
- a CDS encoding methionine ABC transporter ATP-binding protein yields the protein MIEIQNINKIYPNGYHAVKNVSLEIKTGDIFGIIGLSGAGKSSLIRLINRLEEPTNGKIIIDGVDITALSKDKLLERRKKIGMIFQHFNLLASRTVGENIAFSLEIANWKKSDIDKRVTELLELVELSDKRDYYPSQLSGGQKQRVAIARALANNPDVLLSDEATSALDPKTTKSILELIKNIQKKFNLTVIMITHQMEVIRDICNKVAVMTAGEIVESGSVHHIFANPQTEITKELISYLPGTEEKGIDIMKTRGKSILRLEFLGTIADEPIISKAVRTFNIDFSIIGGSIDHLSTMKVGHLFIELSGNMEQQKEAIQWFKNEAGVLTEVIYNGI from the coding sequence ATGATAGAGATACAGAATATTAACAAAATATATCCCAATGGATATCATGCTGTAAAAAATGTTTCTTTAGAGATTAAAACAGGAGATATTTTTGGAATAATAGGTCTTAGTGGAGCTGGAAAATCATCTCTTATCAGACTTATAAATAGGTTAGAGGAGCCTACAAATGGAAAAATAATAATAGATGGTGTGGATATTACTGCTCTTTCTAAAGACAAATTGCTAGAGAGAAGAAAAAAAATAGGAATGATCTTCCAACACTTTAATCTCCTTGCCTCTAGAACAGTGGGAGAAAATATAGCTTTCTCTTTAGAGATAGCCAATTGGAAAAAATCTGACATAGATAAAAGAGTTACTGAGCTTTTAGAACTGGTAGAATTGAGTGACAAGAGAGATTACTACCCCTCTCAGCTCTCTGGTGGACAGAAACAGAGAGTTGCTATTGCTAGAGCACTAGCTAATAATCCTGATGTTCTATTATCTGACGAGGCTACTTCAGCCTTAGATCCAAAAACAACTAAATCAATACTTGAATTGATTAAAAATATTCAGAAAAAATTTAATTTAACTGTTATTATGATAACTCATCAAATGGAGGTAATTAGAGATATTTGTAATAAAGTGGCTGTAATGACTGCTGGAGAAATTGTTGAATCTGGAAGTGTCCACCACATCTTTGCTAACCCTCAAACTGAGATTACCAAAGAGTTGATCTCTTATCTTCCAGGTACAGAAGAGAAGGGAATTGACATTATGAAAACTCGTGGAAAATCTATTCTTAGACTTGAATTTTTAGGAACAATTGCTGATGAACCTATTATTTCTAAGGCAGTGAGAACATTTAATATTGATTTTAGTATCATAGGTGGTTCTATAGATCATCTTTCAACTATGAAGGTTGGTCACCTCTTTATAGAATTATCTGGAAATATGGAGCAACAAAAAGAAGCTATTCAATGGTTTAAAAATGAAGCTGGAGTATTAACTGAGGTGATATACAATGGTATTTAA
- a CDS encoding glutamine synthetase III: MNTMLEIFGVNYFSELELKSRVPSSIFKKFKAVQLGDAEMSLEVADVIANAVKSWATEKGATHFTHWFQPLTELTAEKHESFISVTSEGTIMSQFSGKDLIKGEADTSSFPNGGLRSTFEARGYTAWDTSSPMFIKGEGVTKSLYIPTAFVGYNGEALDKKVPLLRSIKSVESQALRIQKLLGDYDTKHINVTLGVEQEYFLVEKEFWDRRQDLALAGRTLFGNLPPKGQEMNDHYYGTIKERVEVFMSELDSELWKLGVMAKTKHNEVAPNQFEIALMFTTANVSVDQNHLAMDTIKKVANRHGLAALLHEKPFQGVNGSGKHCNWSLATDTGINLFDPDNLTPDNLQFLLYTMAVVEGIDRYADVLRACTATPGNDHRLGGHEAPPAVISIFLGEQLQELFENIGKADFMESADTTETIDMGVRIPKIAKDLSDRNRTSPFAFTGNKFEFRMPGSSASASTPVFMINTIVADILKEYADVLEKTDPTKNINKYVIKLIKERYNLHKRIIFNGNGYENSWIVKAQELGLSNLKNTVEGIPVYIREETVELFERNGVLSRNELYSRFKVYSDRYNKQTNIEISTAIRMARNEIYPCIIKYITNISQMINSVREALQEEDFIQFDKEHLIKVIGFKNQLKNTITELNEGLKKAMSIADEYERACYYHSTLVPVLNEMRVVVDALELLVDKTVWPIPTYYDLLFRL, translated from the coding sequence ATGAACACAATGCTAGAAATATTTGGTGTTAATTATTTCTCAGAACTTGAGTTAAAGAGCAGGGTGCCGAGCTCTATATTCAAGAAGTTTAAAGCTGTCCAATTAGGAGATGCTGAGATGTCTTTGGAGGTTGCAGATGTCATAGCTAATGCTGTGAAAAGCTGGGCAACTGAAAAAGGAGCAACACATTTTACTCACTGGTTCCAACCACTTACTGAATTAACTGCTGAAAAGCACGAATCTTTCATTTCTGTCACTTCTGAAGGGACAATTATGTCTCAATTTTCTGGAAAAGATCTAATAAAAGGTGAAGCTGATACATCTTCGTTTCCAAATGGTGGATTAAGATCAACATTTGAAGCACGTGGATATACAGCTTGGGATACAAGTTCTCCTATGTTTATAAAAGGGGAAGGGGTAACAAAATCTCTATATATTCCAACTGCATTTGTAGGATATAATGGAGAAGCCCTTGATAAAAAAGTTCCTCTTTTAAGATCGATAAAATCAGTTGAATCACAAGCTTTAAGAATTCAAAAGTTATTAGGAGATTATGATACAAAACATATAAATGTAACTTTAGGGGTAGAACAAGAGTATTTTTTAGTAGAGAAAGAGTTTTGGGATAGAAGACAGGATTTAGCCTTAGCAGGAAGAACACTATTTGGAAATCTTCCACCAAAAGGGCAGGAGATGAATGACCATTACTATGGAACAATAAAAGAGAGAGTTGAAGTATTTATGTCAGAGCTTGACTCTGAACTTTGGAAATTGGGAGTAATGGCAAAGACAAAACACAATGAAGTAGCACCAAACCAGTTTGAGATAGCACTTATGTTTACAACAGCAAATGTTTCTGTAGATCAGAACCATTTAGCTATGGATACAATAAAAAAAGTGGCAAATAGACATGGATTAGCAGCATTGTTACATGAAAAACCATTCCAAGGTGTAAATGGATCTGGAAAACACTGTAACTGGTCTCTAGCAACAGATACAGGAATAAACTTATTTGATCCAGATAATTTGACTCCTGACAATCTACAATTCCTTTTATATACTATGGCTGTAGTAGAGGGTATTGATAGATATGCAGATGTTTTAAGAGCATGTACAGCAACACCGGGAAATGATCATAGATTAGGTGGACACGAAGCTCCTCCAGCTGTAATCTCTATATTCTTAGGAGAACAGTTACAAGAGTTGTTTGAAAATATAGGAAAAGCTGATTTTATGGAATCTGCAGATACTACAGAGACAATTGATATGGGAGTTAGAATACCTAAAATAGCTAAAGACTTATCAGATAGAAATAGAACATCTCCTTTTGCTTTTACAGGAAATAAATTTGAATTTAGAATGCCTGGATCTAGTGCCTCTGCTTCAACACCTGTATTTATGATAAATACAATTGTAGCAGATATTTTAAAAGAGTATGCAGATGTTTTAGAAAAGACAGATCCAACTAAGAATATAAATAAATATGTAATAAAATTGATAAAAGAGAGATATAATCTTCATAAGAGAATAATATTCAATGGAAATGGGTATGAAAACTCTTGGATAGTGAAGGCTCAAGAATTGGGACTATCAAATTTAAAGAATACAGTAGAGGGTATTCCAGTATACATTAGAGAAGAGACTGTGGAACTTTTTGAAAGAAATGGAGTACTTTCAAGAAATGAATTGTATTCAAGATTTAAAGTATACAGTGACAGATATAATAAACAGACAAATATAGAGATTTCAACAGCTATAAGAATGGCAAGAAATGAGATATACCCTTGTATCATAAAGTATATAACTAATATTTCTCAGATGATTAATAGTGTTAGAGAGGCTCTTCAAGAGGAGGATTTTATTCAGTTTGATAAGGAACACTTGATAAAAGTAATTGGATTTAAGAATCAGTTAAAAAATACAATAACAGAGCTAAATGAAGGATTGAAAAAAGCTATGAGCATAGCTGATGAGTATGAGAGAGCTTGTTATTATCATTCAACACTTGTTCCTGTACTGAATGAGATGAGAGTAGTTGTAGATGCATTAGAGCTATTGGTAGACAAAACTGTATGGCCTATTCCTACATATTATGATCTATTGTTTAGATTATAG
- a CDS encoding 30S ribosomal protein S1 — MYNNNENYDEFEALLNEYLPAEEKTRVRATGIIAQRDRNFAYLDVQGQPTSVRVKNEELSAYNIGDEVEILLVGETEDGEFIIGSRKRIDMENSLKQLEDAFEKKEIVTGKIVRRIKGGYMVEALFHQGFLPNSLSEINMKDGDSFIGKEVQLLIKDIQLDKDKKSKKITFSRKDITLQKEEQEFSQLKVGDVVEAVVTDILDFGLSVKIGHLRGFVHISEISWKKLEKLTDEFKKGDIIKGQIISLEAEKKNIKLSIKALTRNPWEVTAETVGIDSVVEGKVTKLLPYGVFVEIADGVEGLIHMSDFTWNKKRVNLGEFVQVGDTVKVRVLEFVPEERKLKLGIKQLHENPWDSAEERFAIGKELSAKVLDVKPFGLFAEVEPGVDVFIHQSDYNWQGEAAKKFSVGDTVTFKVIELNLDDNKIKGSIKALTKSPWELALENYKVGQTIEKEIKNIMDFGLFVNLSKGVDGFIPAQMASKDFIKNLKDRFKVGDKIKAQIVEIDKDKQRIKLSAKKIELEEEKRENQELLSKYGTSSTEE; from the coding sequence ATGTACAATAATAACGAAAATTATGATGAATTTGAAGCTCTGCTAAACGAATACTTACCAGCAGAGGAAAAAACAAGGGTAAGAGCTACTGGTATCATAGCACAAAGAGATAGAAACTTTGCTTATCTTGATGTTCAAGGACAACCTACTAGTGTTAGAGTAAAAAACGAAGAACTTTCAGCTTATAATATAGGTGACGAGGTCGAAATTCTTTTAGTTGGAGAAACAGAAGATGGTGAGTTCATCATTGGTTCTAGAAAAAGAATTGATATGGAAAATAGTCTAAAACAATTAGAAGATGCTTTTGAGAAAAAAGAGATAGTAACTGGTAAAATTGTTAGAAGAATTAAAGGTGGATATATGGTAGAAGCTTTATTCCATCAAGGATTCTTACCTAACTCTCTATCTGAAATAAATATGAAAGATGGAGATAGTTTTATAGGTAAAGAGGTACAACTTCTAATAAAAGATATACAATTAGATAAAGATAAAAAATCTAAGAAAATAACTTTCTCAAGAAAGGATATAACTCTTCAAAAAGAAGAGCAAGAGTTTTCTCAATTAAAAGTGGGAGATGTTGTTGAGGCAGTTGTAACTGATATTTTAGATTTTGGTTTATCTGTTAAGATAGGTCATTTGAGAGGTTTTGTTCATATTTCTGAAATCTCTTGGAAAAAACTAGAAAAACTTACTGATGAGTTCAAAAAAGGAGATATAATCAAAGGACAGATAATATCTCTTGAAGCTGAAAAGAAAAATATAAAACTTTCAATAAAAGCTTTAACTAGAAATCCTTGGGAAGTTACTGCTGAAACTGTTGGTATAGATTCAGTTGTAGAAGGTAAAGTTACTAAATTACTTCCTTATGGAGTTTTTGTTGAAATAGCTGATGGAGTAGAGGGACTTATCCACATGTCTGACTTTACTTGGAATAAAAAGAGAGTAAATCTTGGAGAGTTTGTACAAGTTGGAGATACTGTTAAAGTTAGAGTTCTTGAGTTTGTTCCTGAAGAGAGAAAATTAAAATTAGGAATCAAACAACTTCATGAAAATCCTTGGGATTCTGCTGAAGAGAGATTCGCTATAGGTAAAGAGTTATCTGCAAAAGTTTTAGATGTTAAACCTTTTGGATTATTTGCAGAAGTTGAGCCTGGTGTTGATGTGTTTATACACCAATCAGATTATAATTGGCAAGGAGAAGCTGCTAAAAAATTCTCAGTTGGAGATACTGTTACTTTTAAAGTAATTGAACTAAATTTAGATGATAACAAAATCAAAGGAAGTATTAAAGCTTTAACTAAGAGTCCTTGGGAATTAGCTCTTGAAAACTACAAAGTTGGACAAACTATTGAAAAAGAGATTAAAAATATAATGGACTTTGGATTATTTGTAAACTTAAGCAAGGGTGTTGATGGATTTATTCCAGCACAAATGGCTTCTAAAGATTTTATAAAAAATCTAAAAGATAGATTTAAAGTTGGAGATAAAATTAAAGCTCAAATAGTTGAAATAGATAAAGATAAACAAAGAATAAAACTTTCAGCTAAAAAAATAGAGTTAGAAGAAGAGAAGAGAGAAAATCAAGAACTTCTTTCTAAATATGGAACTTCATCTACTGAAGAATAA
- the ptsP gene encoding phosphoenolpyruvate--protein phosphotransferase, with protein MEFLSGKCAYEGIVIGEIYVEKDTYLEPEKEIVSFDEISTELQRFQESLKKAELSLVVLKNDLDGKIDKKELSMIDAHILLLRDPLYISDIKKCIQNKQKKSEYAIIETTEKFIKLFENIDSPIYRQRGLDIKDVCNRLLDTLKSENEGYKNFHNKILITKEIYPTKLLKLHRDGIHIKGIIMEYGGETSHVAILAKALKIPTLMGVADIFSHNWSETVILDTTEEAGYVITNPNNEDILNYEFKQREFKERLKTIKDNSYLPSVTKDGVPINLYLNLGDSNHHKLKEVDRSKVSGVGLLRTELLYMNRSKFPSEDTQFKIYKDVLKDFSKEQPIIIRTLDIGADKQLSYFQMQNETNPFLGLRGIRFSLENKEIFKTQLRAILRLSAEKNIKIMYPMITSILEVREANSILNVAKSELKNENIPFNENIEVGIMVEVPSVVMMAEAFAKEVDFFSVGTNDLTQYILATDRLSETVNNLYSGYNPAVLRAIYHLKKAADKYNKKISVCGELASESKAIVALLSMGIKDLSMVETSILHAKFLIRNLNYKEIQDIRDSILECDSAEEVENILKKHINF; from the coding sequence ATGGAATTTTTATCGGGCAAATGTGCTTACGAAGGTATAGTTATTGGGGAGATTTACGTAGAGAAAGATACTTATTTAGAACCTGAAAAAGAAATTGTTTCTTTTGATGAAATTTCAACTGAATTGCAAAGATTTCAAGAATCCTTAAAAAAAGCTGAGCTATCTCTAGTAGTTCTAAAAAATGATTTAGATGGAAAAATCGATAAAAAAGAACTTTCAATGATAGATGCTCATATTCTACTGTTAAGAGATCCTTTATACATTTCTGATATAAAAAAATGTATTCAAAACAAGCAAAAAAAATCAGAATATGCTATAATTGAAACTACAGAAAAATTTATTAAACTTTTTGAGAATATAGACAGTCCTATATATAGACAGAGAGGATTGGATATTAAAGATGTTTGTAACAGACTCCTAGATACTCTTAAAAGTGAAAACGAAGGATATAAAAACTTTCATAATAAAATTTTAATAACTAAGGAGATCTACCCTACAAAGTTACTAAAATTACATAGAGATGGCATACATATCAAGGGGATTATAATGGAGTATGGTGGTGAAACTTCACACGTTGCTATTTTAGCAAAAGCTCTTAAAATTCCTACTCTTATGGGTGTTGCTGATATCTTTAGCCACAATTGGAGTGAAACAGTTATCTTAGATACTACTGAAGAAGCTGGATATGTTATTACCAACCCTAATAATGAAGATATTCTTAATTACGAGTTTAAACAAAGAGAATTCAAAGAGAGATTGAAGACAATTAAAGATAATAGTTATCTTCCTTCTGTTACAAAAGATGGTGTTCCTATAAATTTATATCTAAATCTAGGGGATAGTAACCACCATAAATTAAAAGAAGTTGATAGAAGTAAGGTGTCTGGTGTTGGACTTTTAAGAACTGAATTACTCTATATGAACAGATCTAAATTTCCTTCTGAAGATACACAATTTAAGATTTATAAAGATGTTTTAAAAGACTTTTCAAAAGAACAACCTATTATTATCAGAACTCTTGATATTGGTGCTGATAAACAACTTTCCTATTTTCAAATGCAAAATGAAACCAATCCATTTTTAGGTTTACGTGGAATTAGATTTTCATTGGAGAACAAGGAGATCTTTAAAACTCAACTTAGAGCTATTCTAAGACTATCTGCTGAAAAAAATATAAAAATAATGTACCCTATGATCACTTCTATTTTGGAAGTTAGGGAGGCTAATAGTATTTTAAATGTAGCTAAGTCTGAATTGAAAAATGAAAATATCCCATTTAATGAGAATATTGAAGTTGGTATTATGGTTGAAGTTCCATCTGTTGTCATGATGGCTGAGGCTTTTGCTAAAGAAGTAGATTTTTTTAGTGTTGGAACAAATGATCTGACACAATATATATTAGCTACTGACAGGCTATCTGAAACAGTTAACAACCTTTATAGTGGTTATAATCCTGCAGTTTTACGTGCTATTTACCATTTGAAAAAAGCAGCAGATAAATACAACAAAAAAATCTCTGTCTGTGGTGAACTAGCTAGTGAATCTAAGGCTATTGTAGCTCTTTTGAGTATGGGAATTAAAGATTTAAGTATGGTTGAAACATCTATTCTACACGCTAAATTTTTAATAAGAAATCTTAATTATAAAGAGATTCAAGATATTCGAGATTCTATTTTAGAGTGTGATTCAGCTGAAGAAGTTGAAAATATTCTAAAAAAACATATTAATTTTTAA
- the yqeC gene encoding selenium cofactor biosynthesis protein YqeC translates to MLEGLDIKKDDIITITGAGGKSSLMFFLARELAKIGRVLVTTTTKIFVPERENFEELVVEGKRIKGEFKNIYVYGKKIIDGKIEGLSEEEIMNIKNNFDFVLIEGDGAKRKILKSWNSYEPCIPTITTKVIGVVNLDIGELELKEENIHRFEIFKDNFYNFIGERATEKFIIDYIQKGEFFKNYSSGKKYIFLNGIDGKKYLEKFSLALKICNQLNATYEFILGSVKEKNIFKFKPTDAIVMASGFSKRMGQDKLKLPYRDTTILGYTLDKLSNLPFYNVYVCGREEWIKRITELYNFTYLENLKASFGQSESIKLGIKNSQGEGVVFFTGDQPLLSKESILKLYYNFQRYGYITIPKAQGENFSPVFFPESKKSELLSLSGDVGGREVIKRSAMVVYVEFSRKIEFMDIDTPEEYDEINSF, encoded by the coding sequence ATGTTAGAAGGATTAGATATAAAAAAAGACGATATAATTACAATTACAGGAGCTGGAGGAAAGAGTTCTTTGATGTTTTTTTTAGCAAGAGAGTTAGCTAAAATTGGGAGAGTACTAGTGACTACAACTACCAAGATATTTGTTCCAGAGAGAGAAAATTTTGAGGAGTTAGTCGTTGAAGGAAAAAGAATAAAAGGAGAGTTTAAAAATATCTATGTTTATGGTAAAAAAATTATAGATGGAAAGATAGAGGGGTTATCTGAAGAGGAGATAATGAATATCAAAAATAATTTTGACTTTGTTCTAATTGAGGGTGATGGAGCAAAGAGAAAGATATTGAAATCTTGGAACAGTTATGAACCTTGTATCCCTACAATAACAACCAAAGTAATAGGAGTTGTTAATTTAGATATAGGAGAGCTGGAGTTAAAAGAGGAGAATATACATAGATTTGAGATATTTAAAGATAATTTTTATAATTTTATAGGAGAGAGAGCAACGGAAAAATTCATTATTGACTATATACAAAAGGGAGAGTTTTTTAAAAATTACTCATCAGGAAAAAAATATATATTTCTCAATGGAATTGACGGGAAGAAATATCTTGAGAAATTTTCATTAGCTTTGAAAATTTGTAATCAATTAAATGCTACATATGAATTTATTCTAGGTTCTGTTAAGGAGAAAAATATATTTAAATTTAAACCCACAGATGCTATTGTTATGGCTTCAGGTTTTTCTAAACGAATGGGTCAAGATAAGTTAAAACTTCCTTATAGAGATACTACAATTTTAGGTTACACATTGGATAAATTGAGTAACTTACCATTTTATAATGTCTATGTCTGTGGAAGAGAGGAGTGGATAAAGAGGATAACAGAACTATATAATTTTACGTATTTAGAGAATTTAAAAGCTAGTTTTGGACAGAGTGAAAGTATAAAATTGGGAATAAAAAACTCTCAAGGAGAGGGAGTAGTTTTTTTTACTGGAGATCAGCCATTACTATCAAAAGAGAGCATACTTAAACTTTATTATAATTTTCAAAGATATGGATATATAACTATTCCAAAGGCTCAAGGAGAAAATTTTTCACCAGTATTTTTTCCAGAGAGTAAAAAAAGCGAGTTGTTATCTCTTTCTGGAGATGTAGGAGGAAGAGAGGTTATAAAAAGATCTGCAATGGTAGTATATGTTGAATTTTCTAGAAAGATAGAGTTTATGGATATAGATACGCCAGAGGAGTATGATGAAATAAATAGTTTTTGA
- the ispH gene encoding 4-hydroxy-3-methylbut-2-enyl diphosphate reductase — MEIIRAKHMGFCFGVSGAINICNKISEDESNFGKRTYILGMLVHNEHVVKNLEEQGFKIVEESAILEGRDELQEGDIVIIRAHGTSEKIFQILKDKKVEIHDATCVFVTQIRKTLVEMEKKGYDILFIGDKNHPEVKGIVSFGKRVTICNDLEELLSITLDPNKKYCLLTQTTLNKKKLEKIKSYIKENYSNVEILDKVCGATQVRQEAVEELAQIVDLLIVIGGKTSSNTKKLYDIATSYNPNTYLIQDETDLKKEWFQGKEKIGITAGASTPEEIVIKIENQIRGIH; from the coding sequence ATGGAGATAATTAGAGCTAAACACATGGGATTTTGCTTCGGTGTAAGTGGAGCTATCAATATCTGTAATAAGATTTCTGAAGATGAGAGTAATTTTGGAAAGAGAACATATATTTTAGGTATGTTAGTTCATAATGAGCATGTAGTTAAAAACTTGGAGGAGCAAGGTTTTAAAATAGTTGAAGAGAGTGCAATTTTAGAAGGAAGAGATGAACTGCAAGAGGGAGATATTGTAATTATTAGAGCTCATGGAACCTCTGAAAAAATCTTCCAGATTCTAAAAGATAAAAAGGTAGAGATACATGATGCAACTTGTGTTTTTGTAACACAAATTAGAAAAACACTTGTAGAAATGGAAAAAAAAGGGTATGATATATTATTTATAGGAGATAAAAATCATCCTGAAGTAAAGGGAATTGTCTCTTTTGGTAAAAGGGTAACTATTTGTAATGATTTAGAAGAATTACTAAGTATAACTCTTGATCCTAATAAAAAATATTGTCTTCTTACTCAAACAACATTAAATAAGAAAAAGCTTGAAAAAATTAAAAGTTACATAAAAGAAAATTATTCAAATGTAGAGATATTAGATAAAGTCTGTGGAGCTACACAGGTGAGACAAGAGGCAGTGGAAGAATTGGCTCAAATAGTTGACTTGCTAATTGTCATAGGTGGTAAAACTAGTTCTAATACTAAAAAATTGTATGATATCGCTACTAGCTACAATCCTAATACATATCTTATTCAAGATGAAACTGACTTGAAAAAAGAGTGGTTTCAAGGAAAGGAAAAGATCGGTATTACAGCTGGAGCCTCAACACCGGAAGAAATAGTAATTAAAATAGAAAACCAAATAAGGGGGATTCATTAA
- a CDS encoding HPr family phosphocarrier protein, whose product MKSKIVEIKNKAGLHARPSSLFVQLVTEYDSDITVKCDDEEINGKSIMGLMLLAAEQGRKLELIADGPDEDEMLEALVDLIEVKKFNED is encoded by the coding sequence ATGAAAAGTAAAATAGTTGAAATAAAAAACAAAGCTGGATTACATGCAAGACCCTCTTCTCTTTTTGTACAATTGGTTACAGAGTACGATTCAGATATTACAGTAAAATGTGATGATGAAGAGATTAACGGAAAGAGTATAATGGGGCTTATGCTACTAGCTGCTGAACAGGGTAGAAAACTTGAGCTTATTGCTGATGGCCCTGACGAAGATGAGATGCTAGAAGCACTAGTTGATCTTATTGAAGTAAAAAAATTTAACGAGGATTAA
- the thyA gene encoding thymidylate synthase, whose amino-acid sequence MSKFDKVYRDIVETIDRDGIWSSGNVRTKYADGTPAHYKSYIGYQFRLDNSTDEAHLITTRFAPNKAPIRELYWIWIMQSNSVEELNKLKCKFWDEWKMEDGTIGKAYGYQVAKKTFGYKSQLDYIINEIKKNPNSRRIMTEIWIPEELDQMALTPCVHLTQWSVIGNKLYLEVRQRSCDVALGLVANVFQYSVLHKLVAMECGLEPADIIWNIHNVHIYDRHMPMLLDQIKKEEFQGATLKIENFTSIYDFKPDDVVIENYNHGDKISYEVAI is encoded by the coding sequence GTGTCAAAATTTGATAAAGTATATAGAGATATAGTTGAAACTATAGATAGAGATGGAATTTGGAGTTCTGGTAATGTGAGAACAAAATATGCTGATGGAACTCCAGCTCACTATAAAAGTTATATTGGTTATCAATTTAGATTGGATAATTCCACTGATGAAGCCCATCTTATTACAACTAGATTCGCACCTAACAAGGCTCCAATCAGAGAGTTATATTGGATTTGGATTATGCAATCAAATAGTGTTGAAGAGTTAAACAAGCTAAAATGTAAATTTTGGGATGAATGGAAAATGGAAGATGGTACAATTGGAAAAGCCTATGGTTATCAGGTTGCCAAGAAAACTTTTGGCTATAAAAGTCAGTTGGATTATATCATCAATGAGATCAAAAAAAATCCTAACAGTAGAAGAATTATGACAGAGATTTGGATCCCAGAGGAACTGGATCAAATGGCATTAACTCCTTGTGTACACCTTACTCAATGGAGTGTTATCGGAAATAAACTCTACTTAGAAGTTAGACAGAGAAGTTGTGATGTTGCTCTTGGATTAGTTGCCAATGTATTCCAATACTCTGTTTTACATAAATTAGTAGCAATGGAATGCGGACTCGAACCTGCAGATATCATCTGGAATATTCATAATGTACATATTTATGATAGACATATGCCAATGCTTTTAGATCAGATTAAGAAAGAGGAGTTTCAAGGGGCAACTCTAAAGATTGAAAACTTTACATCTATCTATGATTTTAAACCTGATGATGTTGTTATTGAAAACTATAACCATGGTGATAAAATTTCTTATGAGGTGGCTATCTAA
- a CDS encoding XRE family transcriptional regulator, with product MEIGKKIKRLRQEKYLTQDELASRCELSKGFISQVERDLTSPSITNLADILEGLGTNLREFFSDDTDEKIVFNLDDAFEVSDPKLKYKVEWIIPNAQKNQMEPILLTLEEGGRYKEEIAHDGQEFGYVLEGEVNIHLGDKIFKAKKGESFYYNSGKNHYISNCAKGVAQILWVSTPPSF from the coding sequence ATGGAGATAGGAAAAAAAATAAAAAGATTAAGACAGGAAAAATATTTAACTCAAGATGAACTAGCAAGTCGTTGTGAGCTATCAAAAGGTTTTATATCACAGGTGGAAAGAGATTTGACGTCACCATCTATAACTAATCTTGCAGATATTTTAGAGGGATTGGGAACTAATTTGAGAGAGTTTTTTAGTGATGATACAGATGAAAAAATTGTCTTTAATTTAGATGATGCTTTTGAAGTGAGTGATCCCAAATTAAAGTATAAGGTGGAATGGATAATTCCGAATGCTCAAAAAAATCAGATGGAACCAATTTTATTGACACTGGAAGAGGGTGGAAGATATAAAGAGGAGATTGCTCATGATGGACAGGAGTTTGGCTATGTATTAGAAGGTGAAGTAAATATTCATCTTGGAGATAAAATATTTAAAGCTAAAAAAGGTGAATCTTTTTACTATAACTCTGGAAAGAACCATTATATTTCAAATTGTGCAAAGGGAGTAGCACAAATTCTGTGGGTATCTACTCCACCATCATTTTAA